In a single window of the Rhopalosiphum padi isolate XX-2018 chromosome 1, ASM2088224v1, whole genome shotgun sequence genome:
- the LOC132917571 gene encoding uncharacterized protein LOC132917571: protein MGLRSSSLAKKNDDTLTWVLHRRDFCQQEPGQKPRETKSYGGSTSSEYRGRRHNNHVQRKRRNHVHSNILDYGKPEQTYGYGISDLDDFLSKSSIGRPGNIPMVLCTGCLLYQTQLDDHYQTEVALPLGMVVNAVFKNEQWLYVQTPHAEEGYIPYGSCLPLGIVPPPDAARAPCWETQSDVFPRPVGDRRRRGRGHRGGSVVAGRGGGDYDNDDGDGDDDDDDDDEDYDNDNDYRDDRDVATLLFRRRHCGRHPSSPSPPPPTIRRTSAATRSVTGYGYL, encoded by the exons ATGGGACTTCGAAGTTCATCGCTGGCCAAGAAAAACGACGATACACTGACATGGGTGTTGCACAGAAGGGACTTTTGTCAACAAGAGCCCGGTCAGAAACCTCGTGAAAC GAAATCGTACGGCGGTTCAACATCGTCCGAGTACCGCGGAAGAAGGCACAATAACCATGTTCAGAGAAAAAGGAGAAACCACGTGCATTCAAACATATTGGACTACGGCAAGCCCGAGCAGACGTACGGCTACGGAATATCTGATTTGGACGATTTCCTTTCAAAA TCGTCGATCGGCCGGCCGGGCAACATACCGATGGTGCTGTGCACGGGCTGTCTGCTGTACCAGACGCAGCTCGACGACCACTACCAGACGGAGGTGGCGCTGCCGCTCGGCATGGTGGTGAACGCGGTTTTCAAGAACGAGCAGTGGCTGTACGTGCAGACGCCGCACGCCGAAGAGGGCTACATACCGTACGGCAGCTGCTTGCCCCTTGGAATCGTGCCGCCGCCGGACGCGGCCAGGGCGCCGTGCTGGGAGACCCAGTCGGACGTGTTCCCGCGGCCGGTAGGCGACCGGCGCCGTCGCGGCCGCGGTCACCGGGGCGGCAGCGTCGTCGCCGGCAGAGGCGGCGGCGATTACGATAACGACGACGgtgacggcgacgacgacgacgacgacgacgacgaagactACGACAACGACAACGACTATCGAGACGACCGAGACGTGGCCACGTTGCTGTTCCGGCGTCGCCACTGTGGACGGCACccgtcgtcgccgtcgccgccgccgccgacgatcCGGCGAACCTCTGCCGCCACTAGGTCCGTCACCGGCTACGGGTACTTGTGA